In the Borrelia turicatae 91E135 genome, one interval contains:
- a CDS encoding GGDEF domain-containing response regulator — MTKGMILDNFEEISVEPQKLLLVDDTPTNLDLLIDILQHKYEIRVALNGFDALKQVEIASPDLILLDVLLPDVSGYEVCKRLKNDPETKDIPVIFISSSDSTDAQLEGFSVGGVDYILKPFNGRIIDARIKTHLELKRLRDYFKNLARIDGLTQIPNRRFFTDKFAKSWMQALEHKKNVIVGMLDIDYFKKYNDNYGHTNGDECLRLIAKSLNKIAIKYKIDIARYGGEEFILFSVNKSLNEVIKIVSILIEDIRNLEIVHEYSNISNFVTVSIGLAEQIPYDSNFTNIIKLADDKLYEAKISGRNQCKY; from the coding sequence ATGACTAAAGGTATGATTTTGGATAATTTTGAGGAAATTTCAGTTGAACCTCAGAAATTGCTACTTGTGGATGATACACCCACAAATTTAGATTTATTAATAGATATATTGCAACATAAGTATGAGATTAGGGTTGCATTAAATGGGTTTGATGCTTTAAAACAGGTTGAGATTGCTAGTCCTGATTTGATCCTTCTTGATGTATTGCTTCCAGATGTTAGCGGTTATGAGGTTTGCAAAAGGCTTAAAAATGATCCTGAGACTAAAGATATTCCTGTAATCTTTATCAGTTCAAGCGATTCTACTGATGCTCAACTTGAAGGATTTAGTGTTGGTGGGGTGGATTATATTTTAAAACCTTTTAATGGCAGGATAATTGATGCAAGAATTAAAACCCATCTTGAGCTTAAAAGACTTAGGGACTATTTTAAGAATCTTGCAAGAATTGATGGTCTAACTCAAATTCCTAATAGAAGGTTTTTTACAGATAAGTTTGCTAAGTCTTGGATGCAAGCTTTGGAGCATAAAAAGAACGTTATTGTGGGGATGTTAGATATTGATTATTTTAAAAAATATAATGATAACTATGGACATACCAATGGTGATGAATGTCTTAGGTTGATTGCAAAGAGTTTGAATAAAATTGCCATTAAATATAAGATAGATATTGCTCGTTATGGTGGTGAGGAATTTATTTTATTTTCTGTAAATAAGAGTTTGAACGAAGTGATTAAGATTGTTAGTATTTTAATTGAAGATATTAGGAATTTGGAAATAGTTCATGAGTACAGTAATATTTCTAATTTTGTTACAGTTTCAATTGGTCTTGCTGAACAAATTCCTTATGATTCCAATTTTACCAATATTATTAAACTTGCTGATGACAAATTATATGAAGCTAAGATCTCTGGTCGCAATCAATGTAAATATTAA
- a CDS encoding adenylate kinase, with protein MKLVFLGPPGSGKGTIAKILSGKLNYYHISTGDLFRANISNATPLGKEIKQIVENGQLVPDSITIKIVEDKINTLANKDNFILDGFPRNINQAKALDTFLQNIQIINFLLDEAILIKRLSGRRICQSCGGIFNIYTLPTKEKGICDLCKGSLYQRKDDVEESLKIRLQEYHLQTKPLIDFYSKNNRLNNINASKDIDGVEKSLIEIISKY; from the coding sequence ATGAAACTTGTTTTTTTAGGACCTCCGGGTTCTGGAAAAGGCACAATTGCCAAGATCTTATCAGGCAAACTAAATTACTATCATATTTCAACAGGAGATCTATTTAGAGCAAACATATCAAATGCTACACCTCTTGGTAAGGAAATCAAACAAATAGTTGAAAATGGACAATTAGTACCCGACTCAATTACAATCAAAATTGTTGAAGATAAAATCAATACCCTTGCAAATAAGGATAATTTTATTCTTGACGGATTTCCTAGAAACATCAATCAAGCTAAAGCTCTAGATACGTTCTTGCAAAATATTCAAATAATAAACTTTTTACTTGATGAAGCGATACTAATAAAAAGGCTTTCTGGAAGAAGAATATGCCAATCCTGCGGCGGAATATTTAACATATATACACTTCCTACAAAAGAAAAGGGTATTTGTGATCTTTGCAAAGGAAGCCTTTACCAACGAAAAGATGACGTAGAAGAGTCTTTAAAAATCAGACTTCAAGAATATCATTTACAGACAAAACCTCTAATAGATTTTTACTCAAAAAACAACAGGCTTAATAACATAAATGCATCAAAGGATATTGATGGAGTAGAAAAAAGCTTAATAGAAATAATATCAAAGTATTAA
- a CDS encoding TraB/GumN family protein: MDITKENTEDCFLHVSTLDTDHDKIYVLGTAHVSKKSSQDTATLIETLKPDFIAVELDEARYHAILKTDENEKWRNLDIYKVIKQGKAFLLIVQIILSNFQKKLAKEQGINPGEEMKTAILKAKEHNIPLILADRKVETTLKRAWNCVPTFEKVKIISSLFSFSDVKVTQDEIEKLKEQDVLSNMMEELAKEIPTVKKVLIDERDEFIASKILEGSGTILAVVGAGHVKGIIANLKEIKENKKIVNIDNLNTIPKNTFSVSKLISYFIAISIVILMASSFYFKGFDFAYKNLEFWIICNSLFAGLAALLLRANIITIITASIGAPIFSLIPFIGTGMVAGLVEAYINKPKIKDFEKLQEDLENIKGYFKNKVTKILLIVFFVNIGSAIGTIVGFKFLLNIFS, from the coding sequence TTGGACATCACAAAAGAGAATACTGAAGATTGTTTTTTACACGTTAGCACTCTTGACACAGACCATGACAAAATATATGTACTAGGAACAGCACATGTATCAAAAAAAAGTTCACAAGACACAGCTACTTTAATCGAAACATTAAAGCCAGACTTTATTGCCGTTGAACTTGATGAGGCTCGTTACCACGCAATCCTAAAGACAGATGAAAACGAAAAATGGCGCAATTTAGATATATATAAAGTAATCAAACAAGGAAAAGCATTTTTACTAATAGTACAAATCATTTTAAGTAATTTTCAAAAAAAATTAGCAAAAGAACAAGGAATTAATCCTGGAGAAGAGATGAAAACGGCGATTTTAAAAGCTAAAGAGCACAACATACCGTTAATACTCGCGGACAGAAAAGTTGAGACAACTCTAAAGAGAGCATGGAACTGTGTCCCAACTTTTGAAAAAGTCAAAATAATATCAAGCTTGTTTTCATTCTCAGACGTAAAAGTCACACAAGATGAAATTGAAAAACTCAAAGAACAAGATGTTCTATCAAATATGATGGAAGAACTTGCAAAAGAAATTCCTACTGTAAAAAAAGTTTTAATTGATGAAAGAGATGAATTTATAGCAAGTAAAATACTTGAGGGTTCAGGAACAATTCTTGCAGTTGTTGGAGCTGGTCATGTAAAGGGCATAATAGCAAATTTAAAAGAAATTAAAGAAAACAAAAAGATTGTCAACATTGACAATCTCAATACCATACCTAAAAATACTTTCTCGGTGAGTAAATTAATATCTTACTTTATAGCAATCTCAATTGTCATACTGATGGCAAGTTCATTCTACTTTAAAGGCTTTGATTTTGCATACAAAAATTTAGAGTTTTGGATAATATGTAACTCTTTATTTGCGGGTCTTGCTGCTCTTTTACTAAGAGCTAATATTATAACGATAATAACAGCATCAATTGGTGCTCCAATATTTTCCCTAATTCCATTTATTGGAACAGGTATGGTTGCAGGTCTTGTTGAAGCTTACATAAATAAACCAAAAATAAAAGATTTTGAAAAACTACAAGAAGATTTGGAAAACATAAAAGGATATTTTAAGAACAAAGTTACAAAAATTTTATTAATAGTATTTTTCGTAAACATTGGGTCTGCAATTGGAACAATTGTTGGATTTAAATTCTTGTTAAATATCTTTAGCTAA